GAAGCCAAGGAATCAACTCTCTTAGATAAATCGagatagttaaaaaaaaaaaaagaaaaaggtgattaagtgagaagagctgcagcaaaCAAGGTTGTTTATACTCTCAGGGAGAAATCAGCACTAGAACTTGGCTTTAAAGCCTGTTGTGCTTCCATAGAGCAGCAGCTGGCCTGCTGAAGTCAAGAGGAATGAAGGCATGTGTGTAGTGCTACTGTGACGTAATGTAGGGATACCcaacaccactgaaaacaaacagctcagGAAACAGAAGCTGCCTGGAGTTCAGCACTGATTCATCCTActtctctgcaggctgcagtaGAACCACAGGGTCATCATCCATCATGAATGTATCACTGAGAAGAACGAGCCAAGGATTCAGTTTTGGTCCCTGCAATGgagtttttgaaaacaaagtctAGCCAATGTTTTCTAAAGAGACTACTAAAATGTAAAACCTCTTCTGGCAATGGCCAGCTATGCAGGCAGTCCTCAGCTTCCAGGTCCCCTTCTATAGATCtctgcactgacagcagcaaATGGTCTGTAAATGCAGGGGAAAGCTACACTTGTGAAGGCAAATTTCTTCAATTAACTGGAGATCGTGGACAAGAGGTAAGGCTGGAAACTCACTGGGTGTTGAGATTTGGGTAGCATGAGGTAACAGATATAAATAGGTTAAGGGGGGGACTTGTTTCTAGAATAGCATAAAATATATCTAATCTTGGAGGACGCTGCTCTTACAAATACTTACAATTTGTGATTAAACAAAGCAGAGGATGTGGAATCCTCAAGCACTTCAGTCCACCGCTTCCTGAGCTGGTTATCAGCCCCTCAGTATAAATAGCTTCCAGGCACACCCAAGCAGGAGGTATGCTGGAAGCACTTACCCAACCAGAGCAACATAAGATGCCAAAGAACTAAAAATTACTCTAGCACACTTCCTTCCTAATGGTTATTCAACACCCAACCCCCAttctccctctcttctccacTCACCCAAATGAACCAGGGCATGGCTGACCTGTAAATTTCCGTAGCATTTCGGTGCAGGTTTCAGCCACAGTTTCATCATCGCACTTCTCCATGATCAAAGCCTCTTCTCCACAGATCCAGCCACTCAGCACATGGCCGTACCGCTCAGGTGGGTAGAGTACATCGAAGCTGCAGATCTTCTTGTACCACAGCTCCTCGGGGTAAGTCAAGCTCTCGCTCTCCGCCTCATCTTCCCAGACAAATTGGATGCTGTTGCATTCAGAACTCCAGAAGGGCTCTTCGAACTCAAGGAAAATCTTGTCAGTGGTATTGATCCCCAGTTTCTCAATGGCCATCACCTTCTCCTCGGGCAAGCGGGGATGGAACAGGCTCTCGTGGCGTTTCTTCAAGACTCCCAGGGACACAGTCACAATGACGTGGTCAGCTGGGATAAACTCACAGTCCTCGCACTCCACGAAGACATTGGAGCCCTTGTCCTCCTCAGGGAGGTCACTGTTGTGGTCAGCCACTCTCTCAATCTCCTTGCTGACCGACTGGTTCCAGTGGATGCATTTGACCGGCTTGCGGAGCTGAATGACAGATTCAGGAATGGAACGGGCTAAAATCTCCACGATTTTAATGAAACCACATGGAATGATGTGATGAGCACCAGGGATCTCCGTCCATTCCCCAAATTCGCTGAGCGAGACCTCATCCATGCTGTGGGAGCTGCTCTCACAACTCTCTACCTAAggaaaagcaacacagaagCAACGTTGCCACAGAGGAACTCACTGCAAGGGCAAAAAGCAGATGCCTAAATTGGGAATCCTGAATCCCTCTCTTAAAGCACATTATTGTCACTAGTAAAAAAGTGTTCTGCAAGATCTGATGAAATCTGTCCCTTAACCTTGCTTCTAGTTAGAGAAACCACTTTGTTATGATCACAAGCTGCATTGGCCTTGGTTGCATTGGCCACAGTTCCATCAGCCATGGTTAAGAGATGATGTGTCTTCTTCTGATGACACTGGGTTACAGTTCTGACTGTCTCCTAGCATTAAAAAACCACAGCCATGTCCAGGACTTGCTGTTTGGCACTCCCACAACAGAAGCTGGAGCTGTGTTAATCAGATGCTCTTCCCCATGTTAATAAACGGCCCCTTGAGaagccaggaaaaaaatctggcaGCTAtttctgctgtctgcagctttCAACATGCTGTCAGTCAGCAATCAGCAAGCTAACTATCTGCAGGAGGTGGCAGGACCCAGTACAGAAGGAACTAAAGGAGACAGGAAAGGGAGATGTCAAGATGTGAGACACTTGCAGTTGGTTCTCTTGATGTGATTATCAAAGCTTTAGATCCACAACCTGTAGGTCAATGTTAGCAAGGGTATTAGATATAGATGCAGCTTGCATCAATTCCTCAAACAAAGGCAGAAATATTTGGTTTGCCTCATGATAAGTTTCTAATAACAATACATAGCACACAGTGATCTAAGAATCTTCAAATCACCATTATTCCCACATTGCAGTTCTTTAAGCATTTTAGATGAAGGGAACTTTATAATTCCATGCCTTACCCTTTCATCCATTTTCCAGGTGTTTCCACACTTGGAAGACTACCTTTGGAAGCATGGAGCACCCTGATGCAGGGCAGGAATCTCCATGCTGGGCTAAGACATCATGCAAACAAGTCAGATAGCTTTTTAGGAAAAGGTTAAAGTTGCACTAAGTAGTTCACAGGCTGCTCCTGGGACTGCATCAAGATGGTTGCCCCAACCTGATTACTGCACAGGGAAGGACTAAGCAGGAACTGCCACTGGGCCACATTGCCAGCAGGTCTTGAAGATCTGTCCTCTGAGTCTGCTGTGTTTCTATCCCATCCGTGCCACTCAGGGTCAGTACTGCTGGACTACAGCACAGATCTGTGCCCTGGGTCACACAACAGAGTCACTTGTCTTGAGATGAGTGACTCATTATGGAGATAACAAACAATGATGGCTGTTGGGTTATTTCAACCATGAAGGAAAAGTGCAAAACAGTtaacagggagaaaaacaagcagctaTCAAGACCATGTTTCAGCTGAAATACTGGTTAATCCTCACTTTCTCAGCAGCCACTCTGATCTGAGAGTCTTAAGTCTCAGAAGCTTTATTGTTCTCAGGTATTTATGTGAGAAAAGATTTGcaagagctgcagaaaagtCTTTGGCTGTAGCAACCTGTAGAAGCCACAAACGCcaccatcagaaaaaaaacaaaacaggagtgCATCAAATGAGTAACATCATCTGCATTGGTAAAACTGCATGAATGAAATAGCAAGTAACTAGTCATTAGGTAATGGAGTTGCCACACTATACAAGTTCTTCATTTAGGATTCTGAGATATGAGAAAAGTTTTATGATGCCTGAGTTCAAATCTCAGCTTTATCACAGGCCTCTTTGGATACTCTTTAAGTCTTTATCTCTGTTTCAGTTTCCCACCTAGTAACAGTGAATATCACATACTTACCCATGTGACAGAATGCTGCCTGGCTCCCCTGTCTCATTTCATAAGCCTTTAAGTCATTATAATTGAAAAAGGAATGACTGTTAGACTTTACTTGCGGAGTGCTTGATGCAGCATTAACTCCTCATCCCACAGAGATCTCATTTAGGCCAAGGCATCAAGTAGATAAAAAGAACTAGGGAAGCCGTGAGGAAAGATGATTAGGACATTGGTTTATACAATCTGCCTTTGACTTTATTCCTTTACCTTTCAAAATGCTTTCCAGGGATTTCTTCAGCAAATTACTCATACCAAAGATACATTTCTTCTGGCCTCTGAGATATGGGAAGAGGCAGAAGGGGGTAAAGATACTTGGTGGGGTCATGGGGTGCTAAGTGTAGGGCACAAGACAACACATCACTAAAAGAAGATGACAACAGAGTAGCTCCGGGTGTAAGAAAACCCTAAATCAGACTAGAAGATTTAACATGGCTTAGAAAATCCCATTCTAATTAAAAAGCTagaaagctaagaaaaaaagcaacgAATGCATTGTTTCCTACAGCCCACTGTCTTAGCATATGTCTCAAGAGGAAAGATTGtccatatgaaaaaaaaactgccCAACAGCAACAGCCCACAGACAGTGATTCCTCAGTGACGGGACAGCAGTAAAAACAGTGGAACAACGATGTGTACACACACCTTAAGGTACTGCTGGATCATGGCTAGTTTCAACCTCTTGACAGCCTCTGTGTCATCTGGATCAGCCTTGACACGTTTCCGGACTACGTCCCGTGTGAAGACACCCACACTGTTCTGGCTCTCAGCATTGACTGGTTTACCTCGTTGGAAGAACTCCTGAGTCAGGTTATAGACCTGTAAGAGATGGGATAGGAAAATGGACATAGCGAACATCATGATTCACAGCAGCATCCAAACCCCAATGCAGGATGCTTTTTCCTCCATCCAAATCCAGCGTGTTCAGGTTACCTTCCTTTGCCAACCTCTGAGATTTAGTTCATTGCACACTCTGCTCCAACACCACGTGTGTCTGCACCCATAGCTGTGCTGggtagaaggaaagaaacaagaccTCCCTCCAGGCAAAGACAAATGGCCTAAGATAATCGCCCTTACTCGCCGGCAATAGTCTACTCACTATAGTTCATTATTAAGTTAATATTAACTATGAAGTGATTATTTATTTGAACATGTGTTTTCTATCACTTGCAGAAGAGCAGGAGACGTAGTCCATTCAAAGTCCTCTCCCACCTCTGTGTCCCAGGTGCAGTCCCAGATTCCTGACATTTTTCAGCCCTGGATTTCCACTGTATCAGCTacttaaaagcaagaaaacaaccATCCACCTTGGCCACCTCCTTGTGGCTGTCTGGAATAGTCAGTATTTCTGCCTCTTAAGACTCCCAGAAGAGCATGCAGTTG
Above is a window of Meleagris gallopavo isolate NT-WF06-2002-E0010 breed Aviagen turkey brand Nicholas breeding stock chromosome 4, Turkey_5.1, whole genome shotgun sequence DNA encoding:
- the SMOX gene encoding spermine oxidase, whose protein sequence is MQSCEISGDSTDDPLSSGLRRKRQPRIVVIGAGLAGLSAAKALLESGFTDVTILEATDRIGGRVQSVKLGHATFELGATWIHGSHGNPVYHLAEDNGLLEETTDGERSVGRISLYSKNGVAYHLTNNGQRIPKDVVEEFSDLYNEVYNLTQEFFQRGKPVNAESQNSVGVFTRDVVRKRVKADPDDTEAVKRLKLAMIQQYLKVESCESSSHSMDEVSLSEFGEWTEIPGAHHIIPCGFIKIVEILARSIPESVIQLRKPVKCIHWNQSVSKEIERVADHNSDLPEEDKGSNVFVECEDCEFIPADHVIVTVSLGVLKKRHESLFHPRLPEEKVMAIEKLGINTTDKIFLEFEEPFWSSECNSIQFVWEDEAESESLTYPEELWYKKICSFDVLYPPERYGHVLSGWICGEEALIMEKCDDETVAETCTEMLRKFTGNPNIPKPRRILRSSWGSNPNFRGSYSYTQVGSSGADVEKLAKPLPYAESSKTTPMQVMFSGEATHRKYYSTTHGAVLSGQREAAHLIEMYQDLLQCRS